The Pedococcus dokdonensis region GAGGACCCCGGCAGCCCGATCGCCGGCATGCCGGTGCTCGAGGTCTGGAAGGCACGCAACGTGGTCGTCTTCAAGCGCTCGATGGCGACCGGCTATGCGGGAGTGCAGAACCCGTTGTTCTTCAAGGAGAACAGCCAGATGCTCTTCGGCGACGCGAAGGACCGGGTCGAGGACATCATCAAGGCGCTCTGACCTCCCGGCCGCGCGCGAGTTTGAGGGATCGGGAGGACGCAGGCGCGTCGGATCCCTCAAACTCGCGGGCGCCGTGATCAGGCGGGGGGCGGGTGGCCCTGGTCGGCGACGACGCAGAACTCGTTGCCCTCCGGGTCGGCCATCACCTGCCACCAGCTGTCGATCGCCTCGAGCAGGTCGGTCACGGGAGCGCCGACTCGCCTACCGCCCAACGCCTCCAGCCGTTCCACCAGCGCGGGGACGCCGAGCTCCAACGGCGGGTGCACGTCAACGTGCATGCGGTTCTTGCCGGCTGCCCTCCCCTCCGGCACGCGCTGCAGGATGAACACCGGGCCGGGCGGCTCGCCCTCGTGAGGTCGCAGCACCTCGAACTCGGGGAGCGAGAAGGTGGACTCGTAGCCGAGCGCCGCCTCCCAGAACGGCACCAGCCCGGGCAGGTCGTTGACGTCGAGCACCACCGAGAGTCGCATGGCGCGAGTATGCCGCGTCGTCGCGGTCCGCGGGCCCGCACGAGGGGCGCGCACGGGCGGGTGGGGTGGTCAGTCGCTGGGTGTCCGGTCGCGGTAGGCGCTCGGCGTCGTGCCGACGAGTGCGGCGAAGTCGCGGGCGAACTGGTTCTGGTCGTACCACCCGGCCGAGGCTGCGAGGTCTGCCAGCGACCCGGCATACCCGTCGTCGAGGGTGGCGACCGCGTCGTGGAGGCGACGTCGGGCGACCATCCACTTGGGGCCGACGCCCACGTAGCGGCGCAACAGCCGTTGCAGCGCGCGGACCGAGATCCCACACCGCGCGGCGAGGTCGTCGACCCGCGTGAGCGACGGGTCCTGGAGGTGTCGCACCACCTCGGTCACCTGGCGGTAGCCGGGGTCGGGCTCGCGGGCGCCAGCCAGGGTCTCGACCAGCCGGCAGAGAGCCTCAGCAGAGGCGTGCGCGTCCAGCGGCAGGTCGACGAGTGCCTCCCAGCCCGGCACGAGACCTGCGGCGGGGGCGCTGCGGTCGGTGAGGTCGGCGGCGGCGACACCGGTCAGCGCGGTGAACCCGCCGGGGTGGAACTTCACCCCGACCACGCCACCGCGTCCACGGCACACCGCGTCGAACCGCTGGGTCATGACTCCGGTCACCCAGACCCCGGGTTCGTGCGCAGCGTCGCGGTCGACCTGCCCGCGCTCCACGGTGAGGCTGGCCGACGGGTGCGGCACGATCGAGTTGACGTGCTCGACCCCGTCCGGGAGGTCCCACGAGACCGACCACACGCGCTCCACCCACGGCGCTGCGCCGGGTGTCGGCGGGCACTCGTCGAAGGTGACGTGGCGGGCCATCTCCTCGGGGCGCAGCACCCCCTTCAACGCCGGGGTCCGGCCTGTCGTGTTTGTGCTAGTCGACACGAGCCGAGTCTAGGAAGGTCGAAGGAGCAACCACGACCGAACGACACCACGAGTCCCAGGAGGACATCCATGACCGCCAGCCCGACCAAGGCCCCCGCGACCCTGGCCATGACGACCATCGACTGCGCCGACCCGTCCAGCGAGGCGAAGTTCTGGGCTGCGGCCCTGGGCTGGGAGGTCGCCCACGCCGACGGCGACTACGGCATGGTGGTCAACGGCAGCCAGCGGATCGGCTTCGGCCGGGTCGAGGGCTGGAAGGCACCCGGGTGGCCGAACACCTCCGGCACCAAGCAGTTCCACTTCGACCTCGCCGTCGACGACCTGGCCCAGGCCGAGGCAGCGCTGACCGAGCTCGGCGCGACCCGCGCGGAGCCGCAGCCCTCGGAGGACTGGGTGGTGCTGCACGACCCCGACGGCCACCCGTTCTGCCTCACCAAGGCAGCCAACTGGGGCTAGGTGCTGGTCAGGCTGGGGAGCTCGCCCTCCTTGGGCTTCCCGGTCAGCCGGCTGTTGTGCATGGAGTAGGCGAAGTAGATGACGAACCCGAGCGCCATCCAGGCCAGGAACCGGATCCAGGTCTCGATCGACAGGTTGAGCATGAGGTAGACCGAGGCGACGGCGGCGAAGATCGGCAGGACCGGTGACAGCGGGACGGTGAACGAGCGCTTGAGGTCGGGCCGCTTGCGGCGCAGGATCGGCACGGCGATCGAGACGAGGGTGAAGGCGGCCAGCGTGCCGATGTTCACCATCTCCTCCAGGTCGATGTGGTTTCCGAGGTACGACCCGATGAAGGCGACGACCAGCCCGACGACGATGGTGATCCGCACCGGGGTGCCGGTCCTGGGGTTGGTGCGCCCGAACGACGGGGGGAGCAGCCAGTCGCGGCACATCGCGAACAGCACCCGGGTGGCCCCGATGATCAGCGTCATGACCACGGTCGTCAGACCGGCGACAGCACCGCACGAGATGATCGTGCTGTAGCCCGCCTTGCCGACGTCCTTGAAAGCCGTTGCCAGCGCCGCATCGGGGTCGATCTGGTCGTACTTGACCATGCCGGTGATGACGAGGGCGACCGCGACGTAGAGGACCGTGCAGATCACGAGCGAGGCGATGATGCCGATCGGCAGGTCGCGCTGCGGCCTCTTCGCCTCCTCCGCCGTCGTGGCGACGACGTCGAAACCGATGTAGGCGAAGAAGACGATCGACGCGCCCGCGAAGATGCCTCCGAGGCCGTACGTCGTCGGGGTGAAGCCGAAGATCGCCTGGATGAGGGGTTGCTTGATGCCCTCGGTGTCGGCGCCGGCCTTGGCCGGTGGGATGAACGGGGAGTAGTTGGCCGACTTGATGTAGGCGATGCCCGCGACGATGACGAACAGCACGATGAAGAGCTTGATCGCCACGAGGACGAGGTTGACCCGCATCGACTCCTTGATTCCCCAGGCGACGAGGGCCGTGAGGACGGCGATCAGGAGGAACGCCAACAGGTTGAACTGTCCGGCGGGGTTGTCGTCGGTGCGGGGGGCCAGCGCGTCGGGTAGATGGAGGCCCATGTCCCCGAGCAGGAGGTTGGCGTACTGGGACCACCCCTGGGAGACGACCCCGGCGCCGAGCGCGAGCTCGAGCAGGAGGTCCCAGCCGATGATCCACGCGATGATCTCGCCGAGCGAGGCGTAGGAGAACGTGTAGGCGCTGCCCGAGACCGGGACGGTCGAGGCGAACTCCGCGTAGCAGAGCGCCGCCAGGCCACAGACGATCGCGGCCACCACGAACGAGATCGCGATCGACGGCCCGGCGTAGTTCTTGGCGGCCTTGCCGGTGAAGGTGAAGATGCCCGCGCCGATGATGACGCCGATGCCGAAGACCGTGAGGTCCAGCCACGACAGGCTCTTCTTGAGTGCGTAGTCCGGGTCCTCGGTCTCCTTGATCGACTGCTCGATCGACTTGGTCCTCAGCACCGACATCGCGTCGCCTCCTGGGGGGGTGGGGTCAGCCGCAGCGCGGCTCGATCCCGGCCACGCTAGCGCCGGCGCGCCGACCCCGCCCGTCGGGGCGCGGCGTCGGGCACACGACATACCAAGACGTCCGGGCCGGCCCCGCTGGGGCCGACCCGGACGTCGGTGTGCTGGAACGCGGTGTGGCTCAGGCGAGGTCGAAGCGGTCCAGCTCCATGACCTTGGTCCACGCGGCGACGAAGTCGCGCACGAAGCGCTCCTGCGCGTCGCTGCTGGCGTAGACCTCGGCGATCGCGCGCAGCTGCGAGTTCGAGCCGAAGACGAGGTCCACGGCGGTCGCCGTCCAGCGGACGTCACCCGAGGCCAGGTCACGGATCTCGAAGACGTCGGCGTCGGAGGCCGACGCCTTCCACTCCGTGCCTGCTGCCAGCAGGTTGACGAGCACGTCGTTGCTCAGCGCCCCGGCGCGGTCGGTGAGGACACCGTGCGCCGCGTCGGCGGACGTGATCCCGAGCGAGCGCAGGCCAGCGACGAGCACCGTCATCTCGGGCGCGGACAGGCCCAGCATGTAGGCGCGGTCCAGCAGCAGCGTCTCCGGCTGCAGCTTCGCCCCGGGCCGGACGTAGTTGCGGAAACCGTCGGCGCGCGGCTCGAGGACCGCGAACGACTCGACGTCGGTCTGCTCCTGGGACGCGTCGGTGCGCCCTGGGTGGAAGGGGACCGACACCTCGACACCGGCGACCCGCGCCGCCTGCTCGACGGCGGCCACGCCGCCGAGGACGATGAGGTCGGCCAGCGACACCCGCTTGCCGCCGTCCTGGCGCCCGTTGAAGTCGGCCTGCACGCGCTCCAGCGCTTCGAGCGCCCGGGCCAGCTGCTCGGGCTGGTTGACCTCCCAGCCGCGCTGCGGCTCGAGCCGGATGCGGGCACCGTTGGCGCCACCGCGCTTGTCGGTGCTGCGGAACGTGGCCGCCGACGCCCAGGCGGTGCTCGCCAGCTGCGTCACGGTGAGCCCGGAGTCGAGCAGCGCCGTCTTCAGTGCCTCGATGTCGTCCGCGTCGACGAGCTCGTGGTCGACGGCGGGCACCGGGTCCTGCCACAGCTGCGGCTCCGGCACCCAGGGGCCGAGGTAACGCGAGACGGGGCCCATGTCGCGGTGGAGGAGCTTGTACCAGGCCTTGGCGAAGGCCGTGGCGAACTCGTCGGGGTGCTCGAGGAAGCGGCGCGAGATCTTCTCGTAGGCCGGGTCGAACCGCAGCGCCAGGTCGCTGGTCAGCATGGTGGGCCGGCGCTTGGGAGAGTCCGCGGCCGGGCCGGGGATGACCTCCTCGGCGTCCTTGGCGACCCACTGCCAGGCGCCCGCCGGGCTCTTCTCCAGCTCCCACTCGTGGCCGAACAGGAACTCGAAGTAGTCGTTGCTCCACTGCACGGGGGTGCGGGTCCAGGTGACCTCGAGCCCGGAGGTGATGGCGTCCGCGCCCTTGCCGCTGCCGTAGGTGCTGCGCCAGCCGAGGCCCTGCTCCTCGATCGACGCGCCCTCGGGCTCGGGACCGACGAGGCTCGGGTCGCCGGCGCCGTGCGTCTTGCCGAACGTGTGACCGCCGGCGATGAGGGCCACGGTCTCCTCGTCGTTCATCGCCATCCGCCGGAACGTCTCGCGGATGTCGCGGGCCGAGGCGACCGGGTCGGGGTTGCCGTTGGGGCCCTCCGGGTTGACGTAGATCAGGCCCATCTGGACCGCGCCGAGCGAGTCCTCGAGCTGGCGCTCGCCGGTGTAGCGCTCGTCGCCCAGCCAGGTGTCCTCCGGCCCCCAGAAGATCTCCTCGGGCTCCCACACGTCCTCACGGCCGAAGCCGAACCCGAAGGTCTCGAAGCCCATGTCCTCGAGCGCGACGTTGCCCGCGAGCACGAGCAGGTCGGCCCACGAGATGCGCTGGCCGTACTTCTGCTTCACCGGCCAGAGCAGGCGCCGGGCCTTGTCGAGGTTGCCGTTGTCGGGCCAGCTGTTGAGCGGCGCGAACCGCTGGCCACCGTCACCGGCCCCACCGCGGCCGTCGTAGATGCGGTAGGTGCCGGCCGCGTGCCAGCTGAGGCGGATCATGAGACCGCCGTAGTGGCCGAAGTCGGCCGGCCACCAGTCCTGGGAGGTGCGCAGCACCTCGACGACGTCACGCTTGAGCGCCTCGAGGTCGAGCTGCTCGAACTCGCGGCGGTAGTCGAAGTCGCTGCCGAGCGGGTTGCCGCGCGGGCTGTGGGCGTGCAGCACCGACAGGTCGAGGGCGTTGGGCCACCAGTCCTGGAGCTTTCGCGGGCGGCCGCCGGTCTTGGGCTGGGGCGAGTCGAGGGCCGGGTTCTCGCTCTCGCTGCCCTGCGCCGTCGCCGAGTCGTGCATGACCGGGCAGCCGCCCTCGGCCTTGCGGTCCACCCCCTGCGGGCTCTCGGGTGTGCTGGGGTCGTGGCTGTCGGTCATGGGTGCGTCCTTCCGGGCGTTGCGGGTCGTTCCTCGGTGGTGGTGGTCGCGCAGGAGGGGCAGGTGCCCCAGTAGACGACCTCCGCCTCGTCGACCACGAAGCCGTGGTCGTCCGAGGCGGTGAGACAGGGGGCGTGGCCGACGGCGCAGTCGACGTCGGCGATGGCGCCGCACGAGCGGCAGACGACGTGGTGGTGGTTGTCGCCGACACGGGACTCGTAGCGGGCCACGGAGCCG contains the following coding sequences:
- a CDS encoding VOC family protein; the protein is MRLSVVLDVNDLPGLVPFWEAALGYESTFSLPEFEVLRPHEGEPPGPVFILQRVPEGRAAGKNRMHVDVHPPLELGVPALVERLEALGGRRVGAPVTDLLEAIDSWWQVMADPEGNEFCVVADQGHPPPA
- a CDS encoding helix-turn-helix domain-containing protein codes for the protein MSTSTNTTGRTPALKGVLRPEEMARHVTFDECPPTPGAAPWVERVWSVSWDLPDGVEHVNSIVPHPSASLTVERGQVDRDAAHEPGVWVTGVMTQRFDAVCRGRGGVVGVKFHPGGFTALTGVAAADLTDRSAPAAGLVPGWEALVDLPLDAHASAEALCRLVETLAGAREPDPGYRQVTEVVRHLQDPSLTRVDDLAARCGISVRALQRLLRRYVGVGPKWMVARRRLHDAVATLDDGYAGSLADLAASAGWYDQNQFARDFAALVGTTPSAYRDRTPSD
- a CDS encoding VOC family protein; this translates as MTASPTKAPATLAMTTIDCADPSSEAKFWAAALGWEVAHADGDYGMVVNGSQRIGFGRVEGWKAPGWPNTSGTKQFHFDLAVDDLAQAEAALTELGATRAEPQPSEDWVVLHDPDGHPFCLTKAANWG
- a CDS encoding amino acid permease, with product MSVLRTKSIEQSIKETEDPDYALKKSLSWLDLTVFGIGVIIGAGIFTFTGKAAKNYAGPSIAISFVVAAIVCGLAALCYAEFASTVPVSGSAYTFSYASLGEIIAWIIGWDLLLELALGAGVVSQGWSQYANLLLGDMGLHLPDALAPRTDDNPAGQFNLLAFLLIAVLTALVAWGIKESMRVNLVLVAIKLFIVLFVIVAGIAYIKSANYSPFIPPAKAGADTEGIKQPLIQAIFGFTPTTYGLGGIFAGASIVFFAYIGFDVVATTAEEAKRPQRDLPIGIIASLVICTVLYVAVALVITGMVKYDQIDPDAALATAFKDVGKAGYSTIISCGAVAGLTTVVMTLIIGATRVLFAMCRDWLLPPSFGRTNPRTGTPVRITIVVGLVVAFIGSYLGNHIDLEEMVNIGTLAAFTLVSIAVPILRRKRPDLKRSFTVPLSPVLPIFAAVASVYLMLNLSIETWIRFLAWMALGFVIYFAYSMHNSRLTGKPKEGELPSLTST
- the katG gene encoding catalase/peroxidase HPI; the protein is MTDSHDPSTPESPQGVDRKAEGGCPVMHDSATAQGSESENPALDSPQPKTGGRPRKLQDWWPNALDLSVLHAHSPRGNPLGSDFDYRREFEQLDLEALKRDVVEVLRTSQDWWPADFGHYGGLMIRLSWHAAGTYRIYDGRGGAGDGGQRFAPLNSWPDNGNLDKARRLLWPVKQKYGQRISWADLLVLAGNVALEDMGFETFGFGFGREDVWEPEEIFWGPEDTWLGDERYTGERQLEDSLGAVQMGLIYVNPEGPNGNPDPVASARDIRETFRRMAMNDEETVALIAGGHTFGKTHGAGDPSLVGPEPEGASIEEQGLGWRSTYGSGKGADAITSGLEVTWTRTPVQWSNDYFEFLFGHEWELEKSPAGAWQWVAKDAEEVIPGPAADSPKRRPTMLTSDLALRFDPAYEKISRRFLEHPDEFATAFAKAWYKLLHRDMGPVSRYLGPWVPEPQLWQDPVPAVDHELVDADDIEALKTALLDSGLTVTQLASTAWASAATFRSTDKRGGANGARIRLEPQRGWEVNQPEQLARALEALERVQADFNGRQDGGKRVSLADLIVLGGVAAVEQAARVAGVEVSVPFHPGRTDASQEQTDVESFAVLEPRADGFRNYVRPGAKLQPETLLLDRAYMLGLSAPEMTVLVAGLRSLGITSADAAHGVLTDRAGALSNDVLVNLLAAGTEWKASASDADVFEIRDLASGDVRWTATAVDLVFGSNSQLRAIAEVYASSDAQERFVRDFVAAWTKVMELDRFDLA
- a CDS encoding Fur family transcriptional regulator, yielding MREARTVPTTVEIEQLLRSAELRVTRPRVAVLTAVHDHPHADTDTIIGAVRAGLGDVSHQAVYDVLRALTEARLLRRIQPSGSVARYESRVGDNHHHVVCRSCGAIADVDCAVGHAPCLTASDDHGFVVDEAEVVYWGTCPSCATTTTEERPATPGRTHP